The Maniola hyperantus chromosome 6, iAphHyp1.2, whole genome shotgun sequence sequence TCTGGTTTTTCAAGCATGACCAGTGGCGATTTGTGATGAACCAAAAAGGCAAAAATAATGGGAGAAATAGTGTGGTTTGTCTAGTATATATAAAATGCTTTCCATTAGACACTAGGCGGGGTTTTAACCTAAATACCTAGGATTCATCAATTTTAGTGTTGAATTAATTTTATGTAGTTTTTCTGAATGACATTAatagtaaattattttgtttaggtatctagcaaaatattttaataacaggCCGACTTTAAGAACCACGTAATTGAAATTCTGGCTTCCATGAATTAATAACGCACTATAACAAACttgttatctatatatatatatattttgttcattttcGTATTACATCTTACACTTGTGTTTTTAACACGTTTATTGACagttttcattttgttttttttcaagaGACATATTGAAATGGATATCCAtattaataaatgcgaaagtgtgcgtctgtctgtttggtaacttttcacggcccatctatttGACCGATTTCGATGTTTGGGTACAGAGTTACTTCCTGGGGattgacataggttactttttatcccggtaaatcaggATTTGCCACAGGTTTCTTAAAGGCGCATCCGTTTtatcgatttttatgaaattttccttttggctttcatcccgagagtggcataggttactttcccggaaaatcaaagagttcccacggcatttttaaaaacctaaatccacgcgaattcgcaggcatcacctacataataaaattaggaATTATAGTCGCAAAATGTATAGTAGCCGTTTTTCTGTTTGTTTAATATTAAATTGcaaatatttatgtagttttctACGACGAATAttggtatattatgtattttgtgtGATTAAAAACCTAGTCATATTTAGTTGAACTAACTGATGTTTGTCAGTTGAATGCACTGTTAGCAATTGACAGTCAACCAAGCAATTGTTGATTTACAAGTATCAAGAGATGACACAGGATCATTAAATTCTTGGCCAATtaaataattcataataattaattttgaaattatttactACTGAACTGTCTTGCATATCATTAATGTAAAGTTCGTCCCTAATCATAATTTTGGGGTTTAACCACTACATGTTTTGGTATGGCTTATGTCattaaaatagttaaaataattattaattgccTATTATTAGCATCTAAATATTTTTCTGATCCCTTAAATTAATTCAATGTGGGTGAGTAAATACCGTCCCAATAAGAAAAGGAAGATggatgttataatattatgtgatagagattatattgtaaattattGTGCGTTGGGTCGCCATTTACTCCACAATGAAAGGGATGCTTCTAATCATTGTGATAGTAATCCATCACATAGTAGCGACACAGATTTGTGCCAACTATTTGTGTAGGTTCTActccatatttaaatttttgtagatataattttaagtatttgtgactgaataatgttattttaattttaatgcaatttttttctttatcgtGTATGAATTAATATGACTGTAATCTCGGTTAAGTTTCCCAAATAAGTTGTATAACTTCtctatagctattatgaatgctttgtaatatttttattatattatatatatttactcTTGTGATTCAAATTTGTCACAGCGTCAACAGTACAATAGAGTACATTATgattacattaattaattatttgaatgCTTTGAAGAAGTTTGCTTGCAAATTGTACAGCGATTAAttagtacctatacatataactgttttgtaagtaaatatattatacaaaagaATAATTGTggttttctttattaattttcgagatacaatggggccgattcccttgtacacaatctctaaaaatgacacgtctaaatctattgatatccatgttataatattgcttgcggaaaaggatagcactagatttagaccagttaatttagtttagcttagagattgtggctaattccgttgtacgcaatctctaaactaaactaaaatagcacgtctaaatatattgctatccctttcataatgttgcttgcggaaaaggatagcactagatttagacctgttaatttaatttagtttagagattgtgtataagagaatcggccccattgtgtacctacaagagaatcggccccaatacttattatacattataCAGAACATTTTATCTGATAAATTGATTTTATCACATAAATATAACGGAATGAAATGAAGTATAAGATAAGAATATtattgaataggtaggtacataatatatttattttttaataaatttgtcATCTTTTATCTAGCAAGATTGTggaaattttatcaaaaaaggTAAGTAGCCTGCTTAAAAACCCACTTGAAAATGAATACTTCCAGAGTTACATGCTTAGTAGTTTGGAAACTTCATTGAATACAACCCCgtagttaaaataatatgttgcgTGGGTTCTTTCAATAACTATAGAAGGGGTGACATTTCTATAATCATATTGAAAACTAATTTATATAGGTAGTTACTAATTTGTAGATTGGTATGTGTAACAGTATTTTGTATACGTAATAGTATGTAAATACGTGTAGAGATACTCAAAtctatatacttactaataaataaaattgaagtacctacgtatgtctgtaattttgaaataactacctcaaattaagctcatatggttatttgaactgtaccataacataACTGATTGACgctttttaaaatgtttgtctgtccgtttgaacgggctaatcttcggaacggctgaacctattttgacgggactttgaCAGACAATTAGAGCTAGctagcaatattttttaaattgttgtatttattatttcgttttcCTTTTGCagagaattttttaaataaaatacacagtgattaaatttttcaaataataaataattatatttatttacctaactatattttttatacacaGAGTACCCTGTTGTAAGTAGAGCGTAACCACAGAATACTAGAATactacaaacataatattaaagtaatagTACCTATAACAAGATTAACTTGTTATAGGTACTTCAGAACatcaatacctactaatttatttaattgcaaCATTgcaaaagtattttaataggtacctatattattaaaaaaaaacttaaaataataaaaaaactgttacaaataaataagttaCAAATTATGAATGGCAGCagagtaaaattattaaaataaatcataaaatgaAGTaacataaaatctaaatatgtatttaataaatatgtatattatggtCCAGCAGCCGCCACttgtttttttgtaattaataacAGGCTGAATTTTCGTGAGTAGGTTCTGTCCGACGAGACGCCCAAGTTTTCCTCTGTGAAAATTCTGTGAATTAATCACTTAAAATAACAGGCGGTGTCTGCTGGACTATTatatatttcataaaataaagcATGATTACAGCAActgaaactaattttttttaattgtttctacataggtagttaggtacttatctaacaatttttgtaaagtAACATTGTGGCTTTTAAGCATTATTTTTGGAATGATGCTATGTACTTACGTACAAATTACAAAACATTCAGTacttattttgttcaaagttaaagttcaaagtaaaaatattatgaatcaAAGCGAAATCTATGTAATTTGgacttacattttaaaaaaatacaacaacTAACTTACATAATTGTACTTAAGTTAATAGTAAGAAATAGTAGTATACTAAATTGCAACTattttaggtacttacaataataaattataatatttataattgtcTAATAAAACAACAGCTTAAttcatttttgtaatattacagtaagtatacctaatattaggcttgtaaattattattagcttTTGAAAAAGTAATAAGATTCCAAAACTAAGCTATGCCTCacaatttattttagtgaatcCATTGCCTCTTTATATCCAAAATCTTTAAAACATAACTTATTGAGTGATGatgtttgatttttattttaatggtcATATTCTCTATGTCCATTTTGATATAGTTTTAAACAAGagagtaagtatataaatacataattaggTATGACTAGTATAAACATCAATAACTTATTGcaagtataataatatggctaagtttaatttatttaaatacatcatacaatatacatatttatgAATATACCTTCATTAAATATCTGTGGGCAGGATGTCTGGTATAAGATATTGACAGAGTTCCATTTCAGAGTTCACAAACGTCACTTTTCTTGATGTATTTTCGTCAAgcctaaaaatgtaaatatattattaaaagctagttatatatataaaatatgtaataaattattattacttaattttttgtaaGACATTTTCGGTAGCTTACCATCCTTTTATAACTGCCCAACATCCCGAAAAAAATGCTGGAGCATTAATGATGAGACAAATTCCAAGTCTCTCTGGATAATGTCTACTGAGAAGCCAAATTAAATTTTTCAGGACTTGGTAATCCATGCAGGACAAAGTAAAGTTATTCAAGTCAAAAACGATGCACAAATTATCCACCACCTCTTCAAAACACCTCTTACTAGCAtcttcctaaaaaataataatttttttaatgtaacatCATGTTCAATTTTAGCATGTATATTATTCTTAACTAACTTCAAAATAAGGTTCTGAATAATTGAACATGGTTTTGTTGGGTCCATGTCCAGtctaaagaattatttatttttatatggccattttgcttttattatttgACAACATGACAAAAACAACTTTTCAGtgtgcagtttttttttaaataaaaatagcgagcaaacgagcaggcgggggtcacctgatgttaattgattaccgccgcccatgaacacttGCAGTACCCGAAAACCCACCAATGAGTTGTCGGCCTTTTAAGAGTTTATTGGTctaccccttgaataacccaatATTGTAATCTAATTTGAACAATGCATGGagaaaaggatctggcacaccgggcggtcgaagtgcatcAGGCAACCGGTGGGAGTGAAGTtgcttgcggtggcgtgcggtacGCTTGTTGAAAAAGGAGGGTGGTGGTCAAAtaactcttcagagcactcgccattataaaggcgatagaacacgcaaagagagcttggTGCTCCAGGATTTCCAATGAGCTGGTTAGTTTGGGATTGTCCACAAGTcaaacagcccgcctttggatccgttCAAATTTAAGGAGTTGGTACTAGCAaaggtgctccagcccaaaggagAGCAGTACTCCATATGTGGGTGGTCTTGCACTTTATAGAGAAGAAGCCTGTattcgggcgcgaagtaccgcttttcTCTGTTGAGCACTCCAAgttttttggaggctaatttggccttgacTAATAGAGTTTATAGGCCTTAATAGAGGCTATAGAGTTTATAGAATTTTAAAGTTggtccagttttttttaaatgtatttaagTTGTCACAGTTGGCTACTATTATTCATCAGGTTCCATACCCGAAcggtgccaacaggaccctattaataagcctccgctgtccaccCATCTGTCTGTATGCGGGCTCAGCGGGCTggatctcatgaaccgtaataaataggtagagttgaaattttccgCGCGTATTTCTATTGTTGCTATAAAAATAAACAGTAAAACACCAAAACGATGCACTTCAAAATGAccaccatgcaaattaaaaataaaataaaaagcacatAGTGTTATAATATCTTGTACattggtacagaacccttcgtttgtaggtctgactcgcacttgactagttTTCCAAATTGTTTCAATATTCATCAGTgaatataaatgaaataaaaattttacttatttGCTGTTGTGTCAAATAATCAATAAATAAGtaacatttttgaaataatttttgaaagaaAAATTAGTTTGAATTTATTGTGTATGATCAATAACAAGATTGTTACCTTAATAGGCAGAAAAAGTGAACATTTTTGGAAGGTTCAACACCTCTAGAGGCATGTTAGTGTTATGATGTCAAATCATTTTAGGGAATACCTAATTGAATTATTCACCATAACAACTATTCCCATCATCTCTAAAATGTATGTTGAATAAGGCGTAAGAAGAGTTAACGTAGAGTTGATTAAAAAGTACTTACCAAACAATATACAATAAATTTTGTAAGCTCATCAATGCTTCTATCGCTTGAACTGTGATTTTTTGCTGGGATGTAAACAATTGGCCGACCAGCAATATCTCTGTGGCGTAGAACTCTAGCTTTGTctttatatttttctattagTTCTTTGTTTTCATGCAAGTCAAGTACACCATATTCAACTCtccatttatttgtttttaatatggCCTACAATTAAAATTGAATAATGTTCATTTATGTAAGCCTATTCATTGCACTTATGACAAGTTAATACTACCACTGTCTAGCAAGACAAAGCCAgctacagatcgcgcggcgagagtttggctttgaccttcgggtggaggggattactgcgcatgggtactgtcacgcacacaatacttttccttttttatgtaccaggttggatatttgagtgggtcaaaattcatgtacagtggtaataatgctagaaaataatacgaaatagataaacttcttcatttattaaaactattgatagttattttacttatataaaatgtttatttccttttaaagtttacagagacagcgatgaaaattctaaataattgttttttaataaaattatttattccaagatacatgtaaaattggtacatacaaacaaaagaaaacttaaaataattattaaatacaaaagttaacattaaaaaaaagtcttagcagcagtgctattcagattcttatataataaacaattaacgaaaatagcaattcacttgtgaacgtgattgtacaaacagaggcagggaacgactggagcagtggagcgccaatcagagcaccgcgtgcgcctacacacccgccccgcaccccactaattgcccgttgatacccaatttctgatttctgcgcaataacggtcaaagccaaactctcgccgcgcgtactgtaataCCTGTTGTATGCGtattactaagtacataaaatattatattgcatgcaggtagaatgaaaataaaacagtCACTATCGAGCAGCTGGTCGTTTCATTACATGGTGACAGCGGTGCtcagttaattattataaatagaatTAGGTAATTATGTCTATAACATTATTGTATTAGGGGGTGgtatgataattaaaaaaaaattttttcctCAGCAATTTACAAAACCGTGTTATTTGTATTTTAGGATCCTTAAATGTCGTAAAATTTATTAAAGATTAAAAACGTACATATAACCTAttctaacattataaatgctaaaCCTTTCCCGGCCCTTCCATTACACCCATTTTCacaaaatttggtaaagagataacttgcatcctcgGACATaaacataggctaattttatcccggaaaatcaaataatttccaTTCATGTGACAGTCATTATCTAGTAGAATGTATTGACTTTCAATATTATCAAATACTACAATGCATTGTATCATCATAGTCACTTTGGAAACCTTAAATTAGCCTAAAATTTAAGAGCAAAAAGCTTTGAATTGTGAAATagcaataagtacctataaagtaACTATATCCAAATTAAATAGAGTATATCCTAATTAAATTAAGTCAGTAAGTAGTTACCTGAAATGCATTGTCGATAGTTTTAAACGCTCGTAGATATCTCTTCAACGAATAATCGTTGTGGTATTGGCCTGGATCCGCGTCCACAATTAATTTCATCCTTTCCTTTAACTCTCTTAAATCTTCTTCGTTAACTGGTTTTGGTTCCTCAGCCATTATATCAATACCTACAATGGaatgttttataaaaaatgGGAATAGAAAACTGTGATTTCACAACGGCGTCGTCGTTTCGTGAAGAGGACACAAACTACAACAGGAGTTTATTATGTTAATACGTAATTCAACAAAACTATATTTAATTaagaaaaaacatatttattctTATTCTAAGGGTGACTGaattattgaaattaaaattttgtacgagtttttattattttagggtACAACGACaagcacagaccaataacatataggataggctcttttggcacttaaCACTGTCTCATGTCTGTCAACTGTCAATATCACTCAAgtgccgtagatagagtaataaaagtagatacaggaacgtttgctttctcattcacactaaaaagaaaccacagataaagttactaatgtgataaacagagacgcagctaacttaTTTTTTgccccttatcgtgtaactggttttttccagaatacatacaaggaatgcaacattagttgcaaaacaaactttgagaattcgtggcgtaattgtgttatttctcattagttatttacttgttttcacataaaaaacgtttaatacaaatattgttgataggttaatacaaatattgactactaaacaatggtgataattgtcgtgttattcatcgttacgtcgtgctatcgctatctcatacgcggctacacagtacttcaatctacctttattactctatatACGTCAAGTTCCAATACTtgacgtagatagagtaataaaggtagatcaCGGTATACGGTTAATCTTTAATCTATGCAATAATGCCAATACGCCCCGCGGTCAATTTGAcggggcgtagttgtagaacaatGGCTGCTAGCAattaaaatctcctcaattttatgGAATATATTGAACATGTCAATGTCGGAAATCGAATAAGTTTTATCTAGTTTTAACTGAATGTGAAATTGGGAAAGccgtccctgtttccaaatcgaggaagaataataaaaacgatttaaattttaaggaCCATGCAATTACAAACTTTCAAATACCTAACTAACTACTATAGTtacctagtgctaaatatagctataagatgcagacacattttATGTTGTACCCTATGgttgtacctatctattatcagtagggcgatttcgtaaaacctgcatcaatcattattacaatatcaattgttgtgattggctgaatttgtgctattcttgttgcaacaatgcgttgtagccaatagtgagcgagcgtcaaccaatcagaggtgattgcgatcgtgacattgtaggtgTCATTCTAaagcaatcgcgcagcaggatATACCGTGGGTACATGTACTGgccctaaatataaaaaaaaccggccaagtgcgagtcaggctcgcgcaacgagggttccatactgaTGTCGtgttttttcgccattttgcatgataattcaaaaactatgatgcataaaaataaataaaaatcgtttttagaatgcacaggtaaatacttttcatatgataccccacttgatatagttatcttattttgaaaattaaaaacactagTTATTAGCTAGGTAGTtcattaccacaatttaattttttttgtgtgatgtaaccacaaattcagggttttcagatttttccccgaatgtcagctataagatctgtAGCTCTGTTGTGGCACGATTGAAggataaatgtttaaaaatagcATGCTATCCTGCAGAAACTGTTTGTTTTCCTGGGTTtcccagaataaaaagtagcctatgtcaatctccatgTTTATAACCACGGATTAGAGATTCACTCATCTGTGTTTATAACTAAGTATAACcaaaccatgcaaaaaatcacgtcgcgtgattgaaggataaatgtgtaaaaatagCATGCTGTCCCGCAGGAACTTTTTGTTTTCCAGGTACCTAATTATAacaagta is a genomic window containing:
- the LOC117982794 gene encoding uncharacterized protein is translated as MAEEPKPVNEEDLRELKERMKLIVDADPGQYHNDYSLKRYLRAFKTIDNAFQAILKTNKWRVEYGVLDLHENKELIEKYKDKARVLRHRDIAGRPIVYIPAKNHSSSDRSIDELTKFIVYCLEDASKRCFEEVVDNLCIVFDLNNFTLSCMDYQVLKNLIWLLSRHYPERLGICLIINAPAFFSGCWAVIKGWLDENTSRKVTFVNSEMELCQYLIPDILPTDI